The DNA region GTCAGCTTCCCCTTGGCCCCCGGCGAGACGATCCTCCTCTCCTTCGCCGCGCACCGCGTGCGGCTGATCCACCCCGGCGGGCAGACCTTCTTCTCGACCCTCCGCAACAAGCTCGGCTGGGGACACCCCTGACCGAACCGCTCCGCGCGCCTTCCGCCGCGATCGAGGAGTCTCCTTCGCGCGCTTTTCCCGGCGCCCGAGGCGTCTCCGCCCCTCCGTCCCGCCCCCGCCTCGCGCGGCGGTTCGCCGCCGTCGCCGCCCGCCCGCCGTCGCCCGTACATTCAGCGGTCGAGGGTCGCCGCATGCCCGGTCACGCCCAAGCGATGATCGACGCGCTCCGCGCCCGCGACGTCGCCGCCGCGGAGACGATTCTGCGCGACCATCCCGCCGTCGCGACGCACCGGGGACACAAGGGGGAGAGCCTCGCCATCGTCGCCCTCTTCGCCGGAGCGGAGGAGTTGGCGCGGCGCCTCGCCGCGGCGCCCGACCTGCGCGAGGCGGCGGCGCTCGGGGACATGCCGCGGCTGACGAAACTCCTCGCGGAAGCCGACGCCGAGACGATCGAGGCCCGCGGAAGCGACGGATGGACCGCGCTCCATCTGGCCGCGTTCTTCGGCCGCGCGGAAGCGGTCCTCGCGCTTCTCGAGGCGGGCGCCGACCCGCGCGCCGTCTCCGCCAACGCGACGGCCAACACGCCGCTTCACGCCGCGCTGGCGGGCCGCGCCGGCCTTCAGATCGTCGACGCCCTGCTGGCGCGCGGCGCCGACGCCGGCGCCGTCGCGGGCGCGGGGGTGACGCCGCTCCACCTCGCCGCG from bacterium includes:
- a CDS encoding ankyrin repeat domain-containing protein; this encodes MPGHAQAMIDALRARDVAAAETILRDHPAVATHRGHKGESLAIVALFAGAEELARRLAAAPDLREAAALGDMPRLTKLLAEADAETIEARGSDGWTALHLAAFFGRAEAVLALLEAGADPRAVSANATANTPLHAALAGRAGLQIVDALLARGADAGAVAGAGVTPLHLAAKRGDAALVKRLLARGADPRAAMTTGRTPADVAGDRGFMDLSIYLRRARRRKPAE